One Bradyrhizobium manausense DNA segment encodes these proteins:
- a CDS encoding tautomerase family protein has protein sequence MPLLHISMRAGKPVAYRQAILDGLYCAMREALNVPDGDEFMTISELSPTNFRCGNAYGVNRSDDAVLIQITVFASRTPEQKKALYRRIAELLGDNPGLRPEDVFVNVLDAPAENWSVGRGVAQFA, from the coding sequence ATGCCGCTCCTTCACATCTCCATGCGCGCTGGAAAGCCCGTCGCATATCGGCAGGCGATCCTCGACGGCCTCTATTGCGCCATGCGCGAGGCGTTGAACGTGCCTGACGGCGACGAGTTCATGACCATCAGCGAGCTGTCGCCCACCAACTTCCGCTGCGGCAACGCCTATGGCGTCAACCGCAGCGACGACGCCGTGCTGATCCAGATCACGGTGTTCGCCTCGCGAACCCCGGAGCAGAAGAAGGCGCTGTATCGCCGGATCGCGGAATTGCTCGGCGACAACCCGGGCCTTCGCCCCGAGGACGTGTTCGTCAACGTGCTCGACGCCCCCGCGGAGAACTGGTCCGTCGGACGCGGCGTCGCACAATTCGCGTGA
- a CDS encoding CobW family GTP-binding protein has protein sequence MPVPVLLVTGFLGAGKTTVVNHLLANAEGRRIAAIVNDFGAINIDAELLAGASDGVVSLSNGCICCSLEGDLLRTLSTLLRRDPRPDYIVIETSGVADPADIVRNLMDPVILREAPLETVLCVMDAATPPAALDDALQRSQLRVADIVALSKLDLADEGAGARMREAIRAQRVPAVIVDAKHGEIPSALLFPASDRTPAPREPGPKRPAEDRFETLSWSSDRPLSLPRLQQAIGRLAPKLARAKGLFEAVEQPGRQMVFQFAGGRATLAPGDPPAPGVPRSRIVFIAELGVLSKAELDALMDGCVASG, from the coding sequence ATGCCGGTCCCCGTTCTCCTGGTGACGGGCTTTCTGGGGGCGGGCAAGACCACGGTCGTCAACCATCTGCTGGCGAATGCTGAGGGGCGGCGCATTGCCGCCATCGTCAACGATTTTGGCGCGATCAACATCGATGCGGAGTTGCTCGCGGGCGCGAGCGACGGCGTGGTCAGTCTCAGCAATGGCTGCATCTGCTGCTCGCTCGAGGGCGATCTTTTGCGCACGCTCTCGACCTTGCTGCGGCGTGATCCCAGGCCAGACTATATCGTCATCGAGACCAGCGGCGTTGCCGATCCCGCCGACATCGTCCGCAATCTGATGGACCCCGTGATCCTGCGCGAGGCGCCGCTGGAAACGGTGCTTTGCGTGATGGACGCGGCGACGCCGCCGGCGGCCCTCGACGATGCGCTCCAGCGTTCGCAGCTGCGCGTCGCCGATATCGTGGCTCTCAGCAAGCTGGATCTGGCGGACGAAGGCGCAGGCGCCCGGATGCGCGAGGCCATCCGCGCGCAGCGCGTGCCGGCCGTCATCGTCGATGCGAAGCACGGCGAGATTCCGTCCGCGCTGCTGTTTCCCGCGAGCGACCGCACGCCCGCGCCGCGCGAGCCGGGGCCGAAACGTCCGGCAGAAGATCGCTTCGAAACGCTGAGCTGGAGCTCCGATCGGCCGCTCTCGCTGCCGCGCTTGCAGCAGGCGATCGGCCGTTTGGCGCCGAAGCTGGCGCGCGCAAAAGGCCTGTTCGAAGCGGTCGAGCAGCCCGGGCGTCAGATGGTGTTCCAGTTCGCCGGCGGCCGGGCGACGCTTGCCCCTGGCGATCCGCCCGCACCAGGCGTGCCGCGGTCGCGGATCGTCTTCATCGCCGAACTCGGTGTGCTCTCGAAAGCCGAGCTCGACGCGCTCATGGACGGCTGTGTTGCTTCGGGTTGA
- a CDS encoding AraC family transcriptional regulator: protein MDWLSRLFEMMPVRGRLDLRCNYGAPWRIDQGPGEPNEIPYHAVLAGSAMLDDPTGGRPLKLEVGDILLLPGNPRHVMHDGSGAAPLPAHNRASLNFTISENPGSDQRLDLLCGHFAIAPPHDRLLRSYLPPRLVVHAGADAGERDTAGQLAGLVALMRRESAEDRLGGRAMLNALSSAMFALVLRLASLTDDAPRGLLALAGYPRLAPAVAALFNEPARAWSLPELARLCGMSRATLARQFQEKLGRSAADLLTDIRMTLAANELRKSSLSTSAVAEAVGYQSEAAFQRAFKTHMGITPAQWRKNRDLGPHDSTRSAA from the coding sequence ATGGATTGGCTGAGCCGGCTGTTCGAGATGATGCCGGTGCGCGGACGGCTCGACCTGCGCTGCAATTACGGTGCGCCCTGGCGCATCGATCAGGGGCCGGGAGAGCCGAACGAAATCCCGTATCACGCGGTGCTTGCCGGCTCGGCGATGCTGGACGATCCGACAGGGGGCCGGCCGCTGAAACTCGAGGTCGGCGACATCCTGCTGCTTCCCGGGAATCCCCGACACGTCATGCACGACGGCAGCGGGGCCGCGCCGCTGCCGGCGCACAACCGCGCGTCGCTCAATTTCACGATCAGCGAAAACCCCGGCTCGGACCAACGGCTCGATCTGTTGTGCGGACATTTCGCCATCGCGCCGCCGCACGACCGCCTGTTGCGCAGCTATTTGCCGCCGCGTCTCGTCGTGCATGCCGGCGCTGACGCCGGCGAAAGAGACACGGCGGGTCAACTCGCCGGCCTCGTCGCCCTGATGCGCCGCGAGTCCGCAGAGGATCGTCTCGGCGGCCGCGCGATGTTGAACGCGCTATCGAGCGCGATGTTCGCGCTGGTGCTGCGGCTTGCCAGCCTCACCGACGACGCGCCGCGCGGTCTGCTTGCCTTGGCCGGTTATCCGCGCCTTGCGCCGGCGGTGGCCGCTCTCTTCAACGAGCCGGCGCGCGCATGGTCGCTGCCCGAGCTCGCGCGTCTGTGCGGCATGTCGCGAGCCACGCTCGCGCGGCAATTCCAGGAGAAGCTCGGGCGCTCCGCCGCAGATCTCCTGACCGATATCCGCATGACCCTCGCAGCGAATGAGCTGAGGAAATCTTCGCTTTCGACCAGCGCCGTGGCGGAAGCGGTCGGGTATCAATCCGAAGCCGCGTTCCAGCGCGCCTTCAAGACTCACATGGGCATCACGCCGGCACAGTGGCGCAAAAACCGGGACCTTGGTCCGCATGATTCCACAAGGTCTGCAGCTTGA
- a CDS encoding amidohydrolase family protein codes for MSGLVVSGGRVVDPASGMDAVGDVAVVDGKIAAVGSSLGGAERVIDASGLVVAPGFIDLHAHGQSIPADRMQAFDGVTTTLDLEAGVLPVGSWYERQARRGRVLNYGAATNWAFARIGAMTGSNAESSLEAFGNAMRDRRWMDNVASDAEVAGILERLARGLNEGGIGIGILNAYAPGAGVQELTAVCQLAAKQDVPTFTHVAYMSRVDPESAAEAYIRLIGYAGATGAHMHICHFNSSSKTDIERCRVLIEKAQAQGLPITVEAYPYGTGSTVLAAAFFSDPQFVERNGTGYDSVQRVTDGYRFHDREELLKAQAEEPSSLVLWHILDTENNAHHRDLLDMSVLYPGGAIASDAMPWTLADGSTYKGDAWPLPDDATSHPRSAGCFTKFIREWVRERKAISLLEGVRKCALIPAEILSQSTPAMRSKGRLAKDADADIVVFDYEKLSDRATFTAMNRASEGVRHLVVSGQVLISDGVLDVDARPGRPVRRPVVGS; via the coding sequence ATGAGCGGTTTGGTGGTCTCCGGCGGTCGGGTTGTGGATCCCGCGAGCGGAATGGACGCGGTTGGCGACGTGGCGGTGGTCGACGGCAAGATCGCCGCGGTCGGCTCCTCGCTCGGCGGCGCCGAGCGGGTGATCGACGCGTCCGGGCTCGTGGTCGCGCCCGGCTTCATCGACTTGCACGCCCACGGCCAGTCGATCCCTGCCGACCGGATGCAGGCATTCGACGGCGTGACGACGACACTCGATCTCGAAGCCGGCGTGCTGCCCGTCGGGTCCTGGTATGAGCGCCAGGCGAGGCGAGGCCGCGTGCTGAACTACGGCGCCGCCACCAACTGGGCCTTTGCGCGTATCGGCGCGATGACCGGCTCGAACGCGGAAAGCTCGCTGGAGGCGTTCGGCAACGCCATGCGCGATCGCCGCTGGATGGACAATGTCGCGAGCGATGCGGAGGTTGCGGGCATTCTCGAGCGCCTCGCGCGCGGCCTGAACGAAGGCGGCATCGGCATCGGCATCTTGAATGCCTATGCGCCCGGCGCCGGTGTGCAGGAGCTGACCGCGGTGTGCCAGCTCGCCGCGAAGCAGGACGTGCCGACCTTCACCCACGTCGCCTACATGTCGCGCGTCGACCCCGAGAGTGCGGCGGAGGCCTATATCCGCCTGATCGGCTATGCCGGCGCCACCGGCGCGCATATGCACATCTGCCACTTCAATTCGTCGAGCAAGACCGACATCGAACGCTGCCGCGTGCTGATCGAGAAGGCGCAGGCGCAAGGGCTCCCCATCACGGTCGAGGCCTATCCTTACGGCACCGGCTCGACCGTGCTGGCAGCCGCCTTCTTCAGCGATCCGCAATTCGTCGAGCGCAACGGCACCGGCTACGATTCCGTGCAGCGCGTGACCGACGGTTATCGCTTTCACGACCGCGAGGAGCTCTTGAAGGCGCAAGCCGAGGAGCCGTCCTCGCTGGTGCTCTGGCACATCCTCGATACCGAGAACAATGCGCATCATCGCGATCTCCTCGACATGTCGGTGCTCTATCCCGGCGGCGCGATCGCGTCCGATGCGATGCCGTGGACGCTGGCGGACGGCAGCACCTACAAGGGCGATGCCTGGCCGCTGCCCGACGATGCCACCTCGCATCCGCGCTCGGCCGGCTGCTTCACCAAATTCATTCGCGAATGGGTGCGCGAGCGCAAGGCGATCTCGCTCCTGGAAGGCGTACGCAAATGCGCGCTGATCCCCGCAGAAATCCTGTCGCAGAGTACCCCCGCGATGCGCAGCAAGGGCCGGCTGGCAAAGGACGCCGATGCCGACATCGTCGTGTTCGACTATGAGAAGTTGTCGGATCGCGCGACCTTCACCGCGATGAACCGTGCGTCGGAAGGTGTGCGGCATCTCGTGGTCAGCGGCCAGGTGCTGATCAGCGACGGCGTGCTCGACGTCGATGCGCGGCCCGGCCGGCCCGTGCGCCGCCCCGTTGTCGGGAGCTGA
- a CDS encoding methyl-accepting chemotaxis protein — translation MIFSRISFKLVLIVGISLLGMIALAPIALSTMRSQMIADRQAKTQHMVDVGYGILAHYQKLESDGKLTREQAQAGAMAEIKSLRYDKVEYFWINDMTPKMIMHPIKPELDGKDLAGMKDPSGNALFVGFVDVVKKQGAGFYGYLWPKPGFEQPVAKISYVKGFAPWGWIIGTGIYLDDVDAVFRQDAMTFGLVCLAVLVLVLGASFVIGRSVTRPLAKITTLTDRLAGGDSAFDVPYTERRDELGALAKALAVFKENASAVGRMHVEQQETKQRADEEKRKTMADLAGKFEASVQAVVRDVFDEARAMQQAAQGMSETANKATDRATFVATACQQASSNVQTVASAAGELSSSITEISQRVAQAATVADKAAADGQRTNDTVQGLAAAAHKIGEVIDLINQIASQTNLLALNATIEAARAGEAGKGFAVVASEVKSLASQTAKATDEIGAQITAIQAETNQVVGNIESIRATIMEVNEISSSIAAAVEEQGAATQAIAHSVREAASGTDQVSQNISGVTDATAETGQAAGLVLQSSGRLTEKLQSLENEVSTFVAGVRAA, via the coding sequence ATGATTTTCTCCCGCATCAGTTTCAAGCTGGTCCTCATTGTCGGCATCAGCCTCCTCGGCATGATCGCACTGGCGCCCATCGCGCTGTCGACAATGCGCAGCCAGATGATCGCCGACCGCCAGGCCAAGACGCAGCACATGGTCGATGTCGGCTACGGTATCCTCGCGCATTACCAGAAGCTCGAAAGCGACGGAAAACTCACGCGCGAACAGGCGCAGGCCGGCGCCATGGCCGAGATCAAGAGCCTTCGCTACGACAAGGTCGAGTATTTCTGGATCAACGACATGACCCCGAAGATGATCATGCACCCGATCAAGCCCGAGCTTGACGGCAAGGATCTCGCCGGGATGAAGGATCCCTCCGGCAACGCGCTGTTCGTCGGCTTCGTTGACGTCGTCAAGAAACAGGGCGCGGGCTTCTACGGCTACCTCTGGCCGAAGCCGGGCTTCGAGCAGCCGGTCGCAAAGATCTCCTATGTGAAGGGCTTCGCGCCCTGGGGCTGGATCATCGGCACCGGTATCTATCTCGACGACGTCGACGCCGTCTTCCGTCAGGATGCGATGACCTTCGGTCTCGTCTGTCTCGCAGTGTTGGTGCTCGTGCTCGGCGCATCCTTCGTGATCGGCCGCAGTGTCACCCGGCCGCTGGCGAAAATCACCACGCTGACCGATCGTCTCGCAGGGGGCGACAGCGCGTTCGATGTGCCCTACACGGAGCGTCGCGATGAGCTCGGCGCGCTCGCCAAGGCGCTTGCCGTGTTCAAGGAAAATGCGTCGGCGGTGGGCCGGATGCATGTCGAGCAGCAGGAAACCAAGCAGCGGGCCGACGAAGAGAAGCGCAAGACCATGGCCGATCTCGCCGGCAAGTTCGAGGCGAGCGTTCAAGCCGTCGTCCGCGACGTCTTCGACGAGGCACGCGCGATGCAGCAGGCAGCCCAGGGCATGTCGGAGACCGCGAACAAGGCGACCGACCGCGCCACCTTTGTCGCCACCGCCTGTCAGCAGGCCTCGAGCAACGTGCAGACGGTTGCCTCCGCCGCCGGCGAGTTGTCGTCCTCCATCACCGAGATCAGCCAGCGGGTCGCGCAGGCCGCAACGGTCGCCGACAAGGCGGCCGCCGACGGCCAGCGCACCAACGACACCGTGCAGGGGCTGGCTGCCGCCGCTCACAAGATCGGCGAGGTCATCGACCTCATCAATCAGATCGCCTCGCAAACCAATCTGCTCGCGCTCAACGCCACGATCGAGGCGGCCCGCGCCGGCGAGGCCGGCAAAGGCTTTGCCGTGGTCGCGAGCGAAGTCAAGTCGCTGGCGAGCCAGACCGCGAAGGCGACCGATGAGATCGGCGCGCAGATCACCGCGATCCAGGCCGAGACCAACCAGGTCGTCGGCAACATCGAGAGCATCCGCGCCACCATCATGGAGGTCAACGAGATCTCCTCGTCGATTGCAGCCGCGGTCGAAGAGCAGGGCGCGGCGACGCAGGCCATTGCGCACAGTGTGCGGGAGGCAGCTTCCGGCACTGATCAGGTCTCCCAAAACATCTCGGGCGTCACCGATGCGACGGCGGAGACCGGCCAGGCCGCGGGCCTCGTGCTGCAATCGAGCGGCCGGCTGACGGAGAAGCTGCAATCGCTCGAGAACGAGGTTAGCACCTTCGTTGCGGGTGTGCGGGCGGCCTGA
- a CDS encoding YkgB family protein, with amino-acid sequence MTRFSNTAAVSNTARKPFVRALESSGLLAEDLDYNVVRASMVIMFLFFGYQKWFPYEFERLVPFISNGPLIWWLYPVFGHAGASYFLGASEWTFGTLLLAGFWDKRLGILGALGATGTFIATVTIIPFMPDGWDVAAGGFPAMTGDVPFLMKDVVLLAVSFYLLRQDLVRLIRQ; translated from the coding sequence ATGACCAGATTTTCCAACACCGCTGCGGTGTCCAACACCGCTCGAAAACCGTTTGTCCGCGCGCTGGAGAGTTCCGGCCTGCTGGCGGAGGATCTCGACTACAACGTCGTCCGGGCCTCCATGGTGATCATGTTTCTCTTCTTCGGCTACCAGAAGTGGTTTCCGTACGAGTTCGAAAGACTGGTCCCGTTCATCAGCAACGGCCCGCTGATCTGGTGGCTCTATCCGGTGTTCGGCCACGCCGGCGCCAGCTATTTCCTGGGGGCATCGGAGTGGACATTCGGCACCCTGCTGCTCGCGGGCTTCTGGGACAAGCGGCTCGGCATCCTCGGTGCGCTCGGTGCAACCGGCACCTTCATCGCGACGGTCACGATCATTCCGTTCATGCCGGACGGCTGGGACGTCGCCGCGGGAGGTTTCCCCGCGATGACCGGTGACGTGCCCTTCCTCATGAAGGACGTCGTCCTGCTTGCGGTCTCGTTCTATCTCCTGAGGCAGGACCTGGTCCGGCTGATCCGGCAATAA
- a CDS encoding TetR/AcrR family transcriptional regulator, producing the protein MRPREFDHDDVLRIAFDQFWRKGVRGTSLSDIARDAGVQRGSLYNAFGSKEALFLHAYDRYAGDYLVALQKALGTGLLRKRLTAFFDLTITNFRSGSPPRGCPTTRGLMELGAAEGEGLDEDARKAFANLVSRITALVQDALSAGAERGEFSGNPATAALHIITVTRGLAVLERAFDDEPQLRKIAAHTIDLVLGKGNR; encoded by the coding sequence GTGAGGCCGCGCGAATTCGACCACGACGACGTCCTGCGCATCGCGTTCGACCAATTCTGGCGCAAGGGCGTGCGCGGCACCTCACTGTCGGACATTGCGCGCGACGCCGGAGTCCAGCGGGGCAGCCTCTATAATGCCTTCGGCAGCAAGGAGGCGCTGTTTCTCCATGCTTATGATCGCTATGCCGGCGACTATCTCGTCGCCCTGCAAAAAGCGCTCGGCACGGGCTTGTTGCGCAAGCGCCTTACCGCGTTCTTCGACCTGACCATCACAAACTTCCGTTCGGGCTCGCCGCCGCGCGGCTGTCCGACGACGCGCGGGCTGATGGAGCTTGGCGCGGCTGAAGGCGAAGGGCTCGACGAAGACGCGCGGAAGGCTTTTGCGAACCTGGTATCCCGCATCACCGCTCTGGTTCAGGACGCGTTGTCCGCAGGCGCCGAGCGCGGTGAGTTCAGCGGCAACCCGGCGACTGCGGCGTTGCACATCATCACGGTGACGCGCGGCCTTGCCGTTCTCGAACGTGCCTTCGATGACGAGCCGCAGCTGCGCAAGATCGCCGCCCACACCATCGACCTCGTGCTCGGCAAGGGCAATCGCTAG
- a CDS encoding 2'-5' RNA ligase family protein produces MALAINIRADNSSADEIERLWDQVGAFEATPSMRALRYRPHFTFAIYDGPAVDEETAWTAMLAAVAGETQLRIAFERIRWFEGSPLVLWAEPSVDEALARIHRAVSATIDPAHCRPHYRPGAWTPHCTLGTGIADERRDDAIAFARAFDRSIEVMFDVVDCVVFPPVRIVAEQRLAP; encoded by the coding sequence GTGGCATTGGCGATCAACATCCGAGCCGACAACAGTTCGGCAGACGAGATCGAGCGGTTGTGGGACCAGGTCGGCGCGTTCGAGGCCACGCCATCGATGCGCGCGCTCCGCTACCGTCCGCATTTTACATTTGCGATCTATGATGGGCCCGCGGTCGACGAAGAGACCGCATGGACTGCCATGCTGGCGGCCGTAGCCGGTGAAACGCAACTGCGTATCGCGTTCGAGCGAATCCGCTGGTTCGAAGGGTCTCCGCTTGTGCTCTGGGCGGAGCCGTCGGTCGACGAGGCCTTGGCTCGCATCCATCGCGCTGTCAGCGCGACTATCGATCCAGCGCATTGTCGACCTCATTACCGGCCCGGTGCGTGGACGCCGCATTGTACACTCGGCACCGGCATCGCCGACGAACGGCGCGATGATGCCATTGCCTTTGCACGGGCGTTCGATCGTAGCATCGAAGTGATGTTTGATGTGGTGGATTGCGTCGTGTTTCCGCCTGTGCGCATCGTCGCCGAGCAGAGGTTGGCCCCATAG
- a CDS encoding DEAD/DEAH box helicase — MATLIPSLGFARFDTRGELRLAERLKDFLEENAVVWHNLPVGPRSRHPDFIIVHPANGLLVLEVKDWRLESIVSADKIKVELLTARGMVRESNPLEQARKYTFDVVRTLERDGQLLFPSGHRFMGKSIVPFGFGAVFTNITRRQFDQTELKEVFAEHLCVFKDEMTEGADPEGFRARLWRMVAPRFGEPLSMPQFDRLRALMFPEIRIRQIALPLDEAPAPDPSDRTLAVMDMQQEQIARSLGEGHRIIRGVAGSGKTLILAFRAEYLARGATKPVLILCYANGIAGRLEDAMQARGVEHRVQVLTFHGWCYRMLRTYGIPAPSERDYPDYAQRLAASVSEVVKAVDQGHIPMEQYDAVLIDEAHDFEPQWLALAAKMVNPRTKALMVVYDDIQAIYKGRERPVWKQLGIEATGRTTVLKVNYRNTAQIVAFARRFAADVIGAPGTTADDEHPVLLPEDAGRQGLAPDVRQCVSIDAEAHCVAEWFLGRKKAGYEWPQMACLYPEHWIGERVAQVLAKHDVPIDMAKNNRNRISTKRAAVRFLSMHTAKGLEFPCVAIAGLGLLGRHGEEIEECVRLTYVGVTRATHEALLTYSSESALVQRLMA; from the coding sequence ATGGCGACATTGATCCCTAGCCTCGGCTTCGCACGCTTCGACACACGTGGCGAGCTGCGACTCGCTGAGCGCCTCAAGGACTTCCTCGAAGAGAATGCCGTCGTTTGGCACAATCTGCCGGTAGGCCCGCGCAGCCGGCATCCGGACTTTATCATCGTTCACCCGGCGAACGGCCTGCTCGTGCTTGAGGTGAAGGATTGGCGCCTGGAGTCGATCGTGTCGGCCGACAAGATAAAAGTCGAACTGCTGACGGCTCGCGGCATGGTGCGTGAGAGCAATCCGCTGGAGCAGGCGCGCAAGTATACGTTCGATGTCGTGCGCACGCTGGAACGGGATGGGCAATTGCTGTTTCCGTCAGGTCATCGCTTCATGGGCAAATCCATCGTTCCGTTCGGCTTCGGGGCCGTGTTCACGAACATCACGCGCCGGCAGTTCGATCAGACCGAACTCAAGGAGGTGTTCGCCGAGCACCTGTGTGTCTTCAAGGATGAAATGACCGAGGGCGCGGACCCCGAAGGATTCCGCGCTAGATTGTGGCGCATGGTTGCTCCGCGTTTCGGAGAGCCGCTGTCGATGCCGCAGTTCGACCGGCTGCGTGCGCTGATGTTTCCCGAGATCCGCATTCGGCAGATTGCGTTGCCGCTGGACGAAGCCCCCGCGCCCGATCCGTCCGACCGGACGCTCGCGGTCATGGACATGCAACAGGAGCAGATCGCGCGCAGCCTCGGCGAGGGCCATCGGATCATTCGCGGCGTGGCGGGATCGGGCAAAACGCTGATCCTTGCCTTTCGCGCCGAGTATCTGGCGCGCGGGGCGACAAAGCCGGTGCTCATCCTGTGTTACGCCAATGGCATCGCGGGCCGGCTCGAAGACGCCATGCAGGCGAGGGGCGTGGAGCACCGTGTTCAGGTCCTCACCTTTCATGGCTGGTGTTACCGGATGCTGCGGACCTACGGGATTCCCGCTCCATCCGAGCGAGATTATCCGGACTACGCGCAGCGACTGGCTGCGAGCGTCTCAGAGGTGGTCAAGGCTGTCGATCAGGGGCACATCCCGATGGAACAGTACGACGCTGTCCTGATCGACGAGGCGCACGACTTCGAGCCGCAATGGCTCGCGCTGGCGGCCAAGATGGTGAACCCGCGCACGAAGGCACTGATGGTCGTCTACGACGACATACAAGCTATCTACAAGGGGCGTGAGCGGCCGGTGTGGAAACAGCTTGGAATCGAAGCGACCGGCCGGACGACGGTGCTGAAAGTCAACTACCGCAACACCGCGCAAATCGTTGCCTTTGCGCGACGCTTCGCTGCGGACGTGATCGGTGCTCCCGGCACGACGGCCGATGATGAGCACCCCGTACTGCTGCCGGAAGATGCGGGCCGGCAGGGACTGGCGCCGGACGTGCGGCAGTGTGTGAGCATCGACGCAGAAGCTCACTGCGTCGCCGAGTGGTTTCTCGGGCGGAAGAAGGCCGGATACGAGTGGCCGCAAATGGCTTGCCTTTATCCGGAGCACTGGATCGGGGAGCGGGTCGCTCAGGTCCTCGCCAAGCATGATGTGCCAATCGACATGGCCAAAAACAACAGGAACAGAATTTCGACGAAGCGTGCCGCTGTGCGTTTCTTGAGCATGCACACAGCGAAAGGACTCGAGTTTCCGTGCGTCGCTATTGCGGGGCTGGGCCTGCTAGGTCGTCACGGCGAGGAGATCGAGGAATGTGTGAGACTGACCTATGTTGGGGTGACGCGGGCGACTCACGAAGCGCTTTTGACGTACTCAAGTGAATCGGCGCTCGTGCAGCGATTGATGGCGTAG
- a CDS encoding carboxymuconolactone decarboxylase family protein, whose product MSRLSVPHLESATGATAEIYGQIKKAIGSVPNTFAAIGAHGPDALKAVLLADSVLASGSLSKRDQETIKLVISEVAGCDYCVAAHSLLGKLAGLKPEELQRIRERRATGDDKRDALAGFVRKLAQSSGTVSDADFAAIKAAGYSDAQLVEISLAFATTVFTNVFNRINDTEIDFPPVA is encoded by the coding sequence ATGTCCCGTCTTTCCGTTCCTCATCTCGAATCCGCAACCGGCGCGACCGCTGAAATCTATGGCCAGATCAAGAAGGCGATCGGCAGTGTGCCCAACACCTTTGCCGCGATCGGCGCCCACGGGCCGGATGCGCTCAAGGCCGTCCTGCTTGCCGACAGCGTGCTCGCTTCGGGTTCGCTATCGAAGCGCGACCAGGAAACCATCAAGCTCGTTATCTCCGAGGTCGCCGGTTGCGACTATTGCGTGGCGGCGCACAGCCTGCTTGGCAAGCTCGCGGGACTGAAGCCCGAAGAGCTGCAGCGGATTCGCGAGCGCCGGGCGACCGGCGATGACAAGCGCGATGCGTTGGCCGGTTTCGTCCGCAAGCTCGCACAGTCCAGCGGCACCGTCAGCGACGCGGATTTCGCCGCGATCAAGGCCGCCGGCTACAGCGATGCTCAGCTCGTGGAGATCAGCCTCGCCTTCGCGACCACCGTCTTCACCAATGTCTTCAACCGTATCAACGACACCGAGATCGACTTCCCCCCGGTCGCGTGA
- a CDS encoding urea carboxylase-associated family protein, with protein MPRNSSSVPADAALRRAARPAIVYPAGTMPGPDMATLESARQTMVKTHELIVPPRDARAFRVARGQFFRIVSIEGAQVGDLNLWNAGDLAERFFSGKTRALHGTHVGLGDRLWSTMPCLRPMATISHDTLGWYGFDADGAGIHDVIGTRCDPYTNLLLNGSTYDFCCHSNLSRALAAELKMDPAAVEHHVHDVLNVFMCTGFTQDTHQYFMKASPVRPGDFIEFFAEIDLLGALSACPGGDCSATHSSDAAACHPLKIEIFEPDRAALKGWTWPTPSAYHRHHGVQAEG; from the coding sequence ATGCCCCGGAATAGCTCCTCCGTTCCCGCCGACGCGGCCCTGCGCCGCGCTGCCAGGCCCGCCATTGTCTATCCGGCCGGGACGATGCCCGGGCCTGACATGGCTACGCTCGAATCCGCGCGGCAGACGATGGTCAAGACACACGAGCTGATCGTGCCGCCCCGCGATGCCCGTGCTTTTCGTGTGGCGCGCGGCCAGTTCTTTCGCATCGTCAGCATCGAAGGCGCTCAGGTCGGAGATCTCAATCTCTGGAACGCGGGCGATCTGGCCGAGCGCTTCTTCAGCGGCAAGACGCGGGCGCTCCATGGCACGCATGTCGGCCTCGGTGACCGGCTCTGGAGCACGATGCCTTGTCTTCGGCCGATGGCGACCATCAGTCACGATACGCTGGGCTGGTACGGCTTCGACGCTGATGGCGCCGGCATTCACGATGTCATCGGCACGCGCTGCGATCCCTACACCAATCTGCTGCTGAACGGCTCGACTTACGATTTCTGCTGCCACTCCAACCTGTCCCGCGCGCTTGCCGCCGAATTGAAGATGGATCCCGCTGCAGTGGAGCATCATGTCCACGATGTGCTCAATGTCTTCATGTGCACCGGATTCACGCAGGACACGCATCAGTATTTCATGAAGGCAAGTCCGGTCCGCCCCGGCGACTTCATCGAGTTTTTCGCGGAGATCGACCTGCTCGGAGCGTTGTCGGCCTGTCCCGGCGGGGATTGCAGCGCAACCCATTCCAGCGACGCCGCGGCGTGTCATCCGCTCAAGATCGAAATCTTCGAGCCGGACCGTGCGGCACTGAAGGGCTGGACCTGGCCGACGCCGAGCGCCTATCACCGTCACCACGGCGTGCAGGCGGAGGGCTGA